In Eucalyptus grandis isolate ANBG69807.140 chromosome 4, ASM1654582v1, whole genome shotgun sequence, the following proteins share a genomic window:
- the LOC104441405 gene encoding ATPase family AAA domain-containing protein At1g05910, giving the protein MGDYWSWAKNEQRVMMSNNGDFEEGDVWSVASKGREDSTPAAAAARNSIHKSLAGSSSAWQYSTAPKTIPRRPASQETGKLRQRSSAPVNIPDWSKIYGNKRGDGLDGEHEHGHGGYSNDGDDGGDDEDDDDDGGDGDMVPPHEWVAKRLARTRISPFSVCEGVGRTLKGRELSRVRNAILTKTGFLE; this is encoded by the coding sequence ATGGGCGATTACTGGTCGTGGGCTAAGAACGAGCAGAGAGTGATGATGAGCAACAATGGAGATTTCGAAGAGGGAGACGTGTGGTCGGTCGCGAGCAAGGGGAGGGAAGACTCGACCCCTGCCGCTGCCGCCGCGAGGAACTCCATCCACAAGAGCCTCGCCGGTTCCTCGTCCGCATGGCAGTATTCCACAGCTCCCAAAACGATCCCAAGAAGACCCGCCAGTCAAGAAACCGGGAAGCTGCGCCAGCGGTCGTCAGCCCCGGTCAACATCCCCGACTGGTCGAAGATTTATGGCAACAAGAGGGGCGACGGATTGGATGGCGAGCACGAGCACGGCCATGGCGGGTACAGCAATGatggcgacgacggcggcgacgatgaggacgacgacgacgatggcggcgacggcgacatgGTCCCGCCGCACGAATGGGTGGCGAAGAGGCTGGCGAGGACCAGGATTTCTCCGTTCTCCGTCTGCGAAGGTGTTGGCAGGACTTTGAAAGGGAGGGAGCTTAGCAGAGTGAGGAATGCGATCCTGACGAAAACTGGCTTCCTGGAGTGA